One segment of Pelecanus crispus isolate bPelCri1 chromosome 2, bPelCri1.pri, whole genome shotgun sequence DNA contains the following:
- the RNF182 gene encoding E3 ubiquitin-protein ligase RNF182: protein MTTQLPEESVETQSSDELECKICYNRYNLRQRKPKVLECCHRVCAKCLCKIIDFGDSPQGVIVCPFCRFETCLPDDEVSSLPDDNNILLNLACGGKGKKCLPDNPTELLLTPKRLASLVSPSHTSSNCLVITIMEVQRESPQTLNATPVVEFYRPTSFDSVATVSHNWTVWNCTSLLFQTSIRVLVWLLGLLYFSSLPLGIYLLVSKKVTLGVVFVSLVPSSLVILMVYGFCQCVCHEVLDCMSS from the coding sequence ATGACCACTCAACTACCAGAGGAGTCTGTGGAGACCCAGAGCTCAGATGAGCTTGAGTGCAAGATCTGTTACAACCGCTATAACCTGCgacagagaaaaccaaaagtGCTGGAGTGTTGTCACAGAGTATGTGCCAAATGCCTTTGCAAGATCATAGACTTCGGTGATTCCCCACAAGGAGTCATAGTATGCCCATTTTGCAGGTTTGAAACGTGCCTGCCAGATGATGAGGTTAGTAGTCTTCCCGATGACAACAACATCCTTCTGAATTTAGCTTGcgggggaaagggaaagaagtgcCTACCAGACAACCCAACAGAACTGTTGCTGACTCCCAAAAGGTTGGCGTCTCTGGTTAGTCCTTCTCACACCTCTTCTAATTGCCTGGTTATAACAATCATGGAAGTACAAAGAGAAAGTCCCCAGACTCTGAATGCAACCCCCGTGGTGGAATTTTACAGGCCTACAAGTTTTGACTCTGTTGCAACTGTGTCCCACAACTGGACAGTGTGGAACTGCACATCTTTGCTCTTCCAGACCTCAATTCGGGTGCTAGTGTGGTTGCTAGGGTTGCTGTACTTTAGTTCCTTGCCTTTAGGGATTTATTTACTGGTATCTAAGAAAGTCACCCTTGGGGTTGTCTTTGTAAGCCTAGTTCCTTCGAGCCTTGTTATTCTCATGGTTTATGGCTTTTGCCAGTGTGTTTGCCATGAAGTTCTAGACTGCATGTCATCTTGA